From a single Micromonospora sp. WMMD1102 genomic region:
- a CDS encoding YbaB/EbfC family nucleoid-associated protein, which produces MVHSFEATRARILEAGEAVSRIQVTRQSDDRSIEVTVGHDREVVDLQIADSALRRSDGRAIADTVLSLIAQAQAEFSRTAQEDYQRITGLHLDPSALDGPAVLGRLSRELFGG; this is translated from the coding sequence ATGGTGCACAGCTTCGAGGCGACCCGGGCCCGCATCCTGGAGGCCGGCGAAGCCGTGTCGCGGATCCAGGTGACCCGACAGAGCGACGACCGGTCGATCGAGGTCACGGTTGGCCACGACCGGGAAGTGGTTGATCTCCAGATCGCCGATTCGGCGCTACGAAGGAGTGACGGTCGCGCCATAGCCGATACCGTCCTGTCGCTCATCGCCCAGGCGCAGGCCGAGTTCAGCCGGACCGCTCAGGAGGACTACCAGCGGATCACCGGTCTCCACCTCGACCCCTCCGCCCTCGACGGCCCTGCCGTGCTCGGCCGGCTCTCCCGCGAGCTGTTCGGTGGCTGA
- a CDS encoding IS66 family transposase, whose product MSGTPSIVELLERLARLEARVLELERDNAGLRRENAVLRAENADLRARLGQDSSNSSRPPSSDGLAKPAPKSLRTRSGRRAGGQPGHQGRTLRQVDDPHEWVEHEPAGCGECGGDLTGARVAGVVARQVFDLPEVGVRVTEHRIVSRRCGCGHVTAGRSPDGVDAPVQYGPRAQAAAVYLQQALFGAQARTAQAMSDLFGVPMSAGAVAAAHARAGDALTDSEFVDQVRDALASAGVVHVDESGLRVAGKLHWVHVATTGKYTLVWVHPKRGRAGIDAGQVMASITGIAVHDAWAPYDTYTPAAHQLCCAHLLRELTAAAELAPRAVWPGQAADAILRLKTAADTARVHKASGINPDLLAEQTGLFHQAALIAVKDHQHEKSKTGRKLTALGRRMRDRIDDYLRFTVDLRSPFDNNAAEQQIRMVKIRQKVSGSLRTLDGAQQFALIRSYLATTTAHGRNIMNALTELIAGRPWLPTATATT is encoded by the coding sequence GTGTCCGGAACGCCGTCCATCGTGGAGCTGCTTGAGCGGCTTGCCCGGCTGGAGGCCCGGGTTCTTGAGCTTGAGCGGGACAACGCCGGGTTGCGGCGGGAGAACGCGGTGTTGCGGGCCGAGAACGCGGATCTGCGGGCCCGGCTTGGGCAGGACTCGTCGAACTCGTCGCGGCCGCCGTCGTCAGACGGGTTGGCCAAGCCGGCGCCGAAGTCGTTGCGAACCCGGTCGGGTCGGCGTGCCGGCGGTCAGCCGGGCCATCAGGGGCGCACGTTGCGGCAGGTGGATGACCCACACGAGTGGGTGGAGCACGAACCTGCTGGCTGTGGCGAATGTGGTGGGGATCTGACCGGTGCCAGGGTTGCCGGGGTCGTCGCGCGGCAGGTGTTCGACCTGCCGGAGGTTGGTGTGCGGGTGACCGAGCATCGGATCGTGTCCCGCCGGTGCGGGTGCGGGCACGTCACCGCCGGCCGGTCTCCGGACGGGGTGGACGCCCCGGTTCAGTACGGGCCGAGGGCTCAGGCCGCGGCGGTGTATCTGCAGCAGGCGTTGTTCGGGGCGCAGGCACGGACGGCGCAGGCCATGAGTGATTTGTTCGGCGTGCCGATGTCGGCGGGCGCGGTCGCCGCCGCTCACGCCCGCGCCGGGGATGCTCTGACCGATTCGGAGTTCGTGGATCAGGTCCGCGACGCGCTGGCCAGCGCGGGCGTGGTGCACGTCGACGAGTCCGGGCTGCGGGTCGCCGGCAAGCTGCACTGGGTGCATGTGGCTACCACCGGCAAGTACACCCTCGTCTGGGTGCACCCGAAACGCGGCCGGGCCGGGATCGACGCCGGCCAGGTGATGGCCTCGATCACCGGGATCGCCGTGCACGACGCGTGGGCCCCATACGACACCTACACCCCGGCCGCCCACCAGCTGTGCTGCGCCCACCTGCTGCGGGAACTGACCGCCGCCGCCGAACTGGCACCGCGGGCGGTATGGCCCGGGCAGGCAGCCGACGCGATCCTACGACTCAAGACCGCCGCGGACACCGCACGCGTCCACAAGGCGTCCGGTATCAACCCAGACCTGCTGGCCGAGCAGACCGGCCTGTTCCACCAGGCCGCTCTGATCGCGGTCAAGGACCACCAGCACGAGAAGTCGAAGACCGGCCGGAAACTGACCGCGCTCGGCCGCCGGATGCGTGACCGCATCGACGACTACCTGCGTTTCACGGTCGACCTGCGGTCCCCGTTCGACAACAACGCCGCCGAGCAGCAGATCCGCATGGTCAAGATCCGACAGAAAGTATCCGGGAGCTTACGCACCCTCGACGGAGCCCAGCAGTTCGCGCTGATCCGCTCCTACCTCGCCACCACCACCGCACACGGCCGCAACATCATGAACGCCCTCACCGAACTCATCGCCGGCCGCCCCTGGCTACCCACCGCCACAGCGACCACCTGA
- a CDS encoding type VII secretion target yields the protein MLNPDGLVTDTDVLRNYAGHLDQVADDLKPLQERFAVNGPATISIDALGSRTGWLHLMAEELRAFRETYVDAQSGTEWRLRRIRDAIREAGRLLGEAADEYDRSDRDAAGRTGAAGR from the coding sequence GTGCTGAATCCAGACGGACTTGTAACCGACACGGACGTGCTGCGAAACTACGCCGGCCACCTTGATCAGGTTGCGGATGATCTCAAGCCGCTACAGGAACGGTTCGCTGTAAACGGTCCGGCGACGATCTCGATCGACGCACTCGGCAGCCGTACCGGATGGCTTCACCTGATGGCCGAGGAGCTTCGCGCATTCCGCGAGACCTATGTGGACGCGCAGTCCGGCACGGAGTGGCGACTGCGCCGGATTCGGGATGCCATCCGGGAGGCCGGGCGGCTGCTCGGCGAGGCGGCGGACGAATACGACCGGAGTGATCGGGACGCCGCCGGCCGCACCGGGGCGGCTGGCCGATGA